In the Blochmannia endosymbiont of Camponotus sp. genome, AAATAAAACTCATCCCGATTACTTGGATAACTCAGTAACCAACTATAAGCTAATATAGCACTTGCTAAACTAGAAACTAACACCAATATTATATAGAATATAGCAAAATTGTCTATACATATTGATTGACAAATATTTTGAATACCTTGACGTCGTACTATTTCAAGTGACACCATCGCTATAATCAATCCAAATATTGTCAATAAAGCATGTAAAAATAAATTACGTCGATATGCAATAGATAACAAAATAATGACCGTTGTCGCGCCAATAATTAGTACAGGCAATAATGCAATTATTTGTATCCAAGTTATTATCATTAAGAATTAATGCCCTATGATGTATTACAATGTAATTATATTGAATAATTATATTCTTTTAACCAAACATAAATACTTTGCATAGTTATACATGAAGTATCCAAAATATATTGCGGGAAAAAACCAAGTAAAAAAATACACGATAATAATATTATATTGATACACTTTTCTCGTAATGTCATATTCGTTAACAGTTTACTTCTACTACCAGTACAAATTAATATTGGACCATAATACATACGTTGTATCAAAATAAGAGAATAAATTGATGACAATATTATCCCAAAACAAGCTAGTATTGTAATTACAGGAGCTACTTTAAAATTACCAAATAAAATAGTCACTTCTCCAATAAAATTTCCAGTTCCTGGTAATCCTAATGTTGCCGCCGCAAAAAATAAAGAAAATGCAGGAATTAAATGTAGACGACTCCATAGTCCTCCCATTAAACGCATATCTCTAGTATGTATTCGTTCATATAATTGACCAAAAAGTATAAACATTCCAGCGACCGACAAACTATGAGAAATCATTTGTACAACAGCACCTTGATATGACAATTGAACGCCACTATAAACCGCAATTAATACAAATCCCATATGAGATATACTAGCATATGCAATTAAACGCTTAACATCAGTTTGTGCGCATGCCATACAAGCTCCATAAAAAATATTTAATAAACCTAAACACATAGCAATCGGGGCAAAAGCTTTCGAAGCACAAGGAAATAACGGCAAAATAAATCGGAAAAATCCATAAGCTGCTGTTTTTAGTAAAATTCCTGCTAAATCTACTGACCCAGCAGTAGGAGCGTGGCTGTTAACATCTGGCAACCATGCATGAAATGGAACAATTGGCATTTTTACTGCAAAAGCAAAAAAAAATCCTAACATAATCAAATATTCCATGTTCGATGATAACATAGTGTTCAATAAATCTTGGTAACTAAAAGACCACACTCCGTTCATATTATAATTTATAGTCACAAGAGCAATAATAGAAACCAACATTAATAACCCACTAAATTGAGTATAAACGAAAAATTTAATAGCAGTATTAATACGATCACTTCTGTTTACTTCTTTATGTCCCCATAAAGATATTAAAAAATACATCGGAACAAGCATTATTTCCCAGAAAAAAAAGAATAAAAACATATCAATTGACAAAAAAACACCGATAACTCCACCTAAAATCCATAACAAATTGAGATAAAAAAGACCTGGATAACGATTAATTTCACACCAAGAA is a window encoding:
- the nuoM gene encoding NADH-quinone oxidoreductase subunit M; its protein translation is MLLLILIFIPFAFGLLCWQSERIGYWMPRWVALSGMSMTFFITLFIWKNKCNNVLDVYSTGYVFPQWQLEYVYPWIPRFGINFHLALDGFSLLMVTLSGFLGCMAVLCSWCEINRYPGLFYLNLLWILGGVIGVFLSIDMFLFFFFWEIMLVPMYFLISLWGHKEVNRSDRINTAIKFFVYTQFSGLLMLVSIIALVTINYNMNGVWSFSYQDLLNTMLSSNMEYLIMLGFFFAFAVKMPIVPFHAWLPDVNSHAPTAGSVDLAGILLKTAAYGFFRFILPLFPCASKAFAPIAMCLGLLNIFYGACMACAQTDVKRLIAYASISHMGFVLIAVYSGVQLSYQGAVVQMISHSLSVAGMFILFGQLYERIHTRDMRLMGGLWSRLHLIPAFSLFFAAATLGLPGTGNFIGEVTILFGNFKVAPVITILACFGIILSSIYSLILIQRMYYGPILICTGSRSKLLTNMTLREKCINIILLSCIFLLGFFPQYILDTSCITMQSIYVWLKEYNYSI